From a region of the Mycolicibacterium sp. MU0050 genome:
- a CDS encoding DUF4193 domain-containing protein, whose product MATDYDAPRQKETDETVDESLEALASRRKDAATAVIDVDESADFEGFELPGADLSGEELTVRVVPKQDDEFTCSSCFLVHHSHRLARRENDQPICADCA is encoded by the coding sequence ATGGCCACTGACTATGACGCACCCCGCCAGAAGGAAACCGACGAGACCGTCGACGAGTCCCTGGAGGCGCTGGCGAGCCGACGCAAGGACGCGGCCACCGCGGTGATCGATGTCGACGAGTCCGCGGATTTCGAGGGCTTCGAGTTGCCCGGCGCCGATCTCTCGGGTGAAGAGTTGACGGTGCGCGTCGTACCCAAACAGGACGACGAGTTCACCTGCAGCAGTTGCTTCCTGGTGCACCACAGCCACCGACTGGCCCGCCGGGAGAACGACCAGCCGATCTGCGCCGACTGCGCCTGA
- a CDS encoding cytochrome P450 — MAKQRLQSAAATLTSRYPSHERPLAVPPPGSGLKPVLGTYGFPVLGHVLSTLADPLEFARERYRKYGPVWWAGGVGFRVASLMGPEALEAAWINKDKAFSSTRGWAPVIGPFFHRGIMLLDFDEHRDHRRIMQQAFTRTALEGYLDLMRPGIARTVTSWPSAQRFSFYPSVKRLLLDQSAEVFVGASIGAESDQLSADFHATVLGGQAIVRADVPGGAWARGLRARERLERYFGSQLPDRRAGDGTDLFSMLCRSRDEDGERFTDADIVNHMIFLLMAAHDTSAIAIAMLVYELGRNREWQDALREEAVAHANDQITLDALADYPVLDAAFKEILRMYAPAGTLFRQAIKDTEVAGHYIPRNTQVAINVYGSMRLEDWWPNPDQFDPGRFLAGADPSAVHRYAFAPFGGGVHKCIGQHFADMNVKTIMHQMLRHFEWSVPDDYRVQLTWGTGPTPADGLPITLRRLYCRGRPSGIERV, encoded by the coding sequence ATGGCCAAGCAGCGACTGCAATCGGCAGCGGCCACGTTGACCTCCCGGTATCCGAGCCACGAACGGCCACTGGCTGTGCCGCCGCCGGGGTCGGGGCTCAAGCCGGTGCTCGGCACCTACGGCTTCCCGGTCCTCGGCCACGTCCTGAGCACGCTCGCCGATCCGCTGGAATTCGCCCGGGAGCGCTACCGCAAGTACGGGCCCGTCTGGTGGGCCGGCGGGGTGGGATTCCGGGTGGCCTCCCTGATGGGCCCGGAGGCGCTGGAAGCGGCGTGGATCAACAAGGACAAGGCGTTCTCCAGTACCAGGGGCTGGGCACCGGTGATCGGACCGTTCTTCCACCGCGGCATCATGCTGCTCGATTTCGACGAGCATCGCGACCACCGGCGCATCATGCAGCAGGCCTTCACCCGCACCGCCCTGGAGGGCTATCTGGATCTGATGCGCCCCGGCATCGCCCGGACCGTCACGAGTTGGCCCAGCGCCCAGCGTTTTTCGTTCTACCCCTCGGTCAAGCGGCTGCTACTGGACCAGTCCGCCGAGGTCTTCGTGGGCGCGTCGATCGGCGCGGAGTCCGACCAGCTGTCCGCGGACTTCCACGCCACGGTCCTCGGCGGGCAGGCCATCGTGCGGGCCGACGTGCCGGGTGGAGCCTGGGCGCGTGGACTGCGGGCCCGGGAACGGCTCGAACGCTACTTCGGCAGCCAGCTGCCCGACCGTCGGGCCGGGGACGGGACGGACCTCTTCTCGATGCTGTGCCGTAGTCGCGACGAGGACGGTGAACGGTTCACCGACGCCGACATCGTCAACCACATGATCTTCCTGCTGATGGCCGCGCATGACACCAGTGCCATCGCCATCGCGATGCTCGTCTACGAGCTCGGCCGAAACCGGGAGTGGCAGGACGCCCTTCGCGAGGAGGCCGTCGCACACGCCAACGATCAGATCACCCTCGACGCCTTGGCTGACTACCCGGTGCTCGACGCGGCGTTCAAGGAGATCCTGCGGATGTATGCGCCCGCCGGCACGCTGTTCCGGCAGGCCATCAAGGACACCGAGGTCGCCGGGCACTACATCCCGCGCAACACCCAGGTGGCCATCAACGTCTACGGTTCGATGCGCCTCGAGGACTGGTGGCCGAATCCGGACCAGTTCGACCCCGGCCGATTCCTGGCCGGCGCGGACCCGAGCGCCGTGCATCGTTACGCTTTTGCACCGTTCGGCGGGGGCGTGCACAAGTGCATCGGCCAACACTTCGCGGACATGAACGTGAAGACGATCATGCATCAGATGCTGCGGCATTTCGAATGGAGCGTGCCCGACGACTACCGTGTGCAGCTCACCTGGGGGACCGGACCCACGCCCGCCGACGGTCTACCGATCACGCTGCGACGGCTGTACTGCCGGGGCCGACCTTCGGGCATCGAAAGGGTGTGA
- a CDS encoding TetR/AcrR family transcriptional regulator, which translates to MSRNDARNPEPERTYRGQPAEARRAQRRGRLIDAAIDFMTDGEWRLVTVEKLCAAAGLNKRYFYESFDGLDAVAAAAIDDIAERVQVAALAALAETAADPVERQAHAAAAAVVRTLTDDPRRARVLLGGVAVGSTAHHLHRARVIRRLTAVLVGHARSVHDVRLESDPLAQLAPAFMIGGTADAILAFIEGRAVVTHDELVDSLATLWLLTGNGAVDLAQQRAAAHPD; encoded by the coding sequence TTGTCAAGGAACGACGCGCGCAATCCGGAGCCGGAGCGCACCTACCGTGGCCAGCCCGCGGAGGCGCGCCGCGCGCAGCGCCGTGGCCGGCTGATCGACGCCGCGATCGACTTCATGACCGACGGCGAATGGCGGTTGGTGACCGTCGAGAAACTCTGTGCCGCTGCCGGTCTGAACAAGCGGTACTTCTACGAGAGCTTCGACGGTCTCGACGCGGTGGCCGCCGCGGCCATCGACGACATCGCCGAACGGGTACAGGTGGCGGCGCTGGCAGCGCTCGCCGAGACCGCCGCTGACCCGGTGGAGCGCCAGGCCCACGCCGCGGCCGCGGCGGTGGTACGCACCCTGACCGACGATCCGCGGCGGGCCCGCGTGCTGCTCGGCGGCGTCGCCGTCGGCTCGACGGCCCACCATCTGCATCGGGCCCGGGTGATCCGCCGGCTCACGGCCGTGCTGGTGGGCCACGCCCGATCGGTGCACGACGTGCGGCTGGAGTCCGACCCGCTGGCCCAGCTGGCGCCGGCCTTCATGATCGGCGGCACCGCGGACGCCATCCTGGCGTTCATCGAGGGCCGCGCGGTGGTGACCCACGACGAACTCGTGGACAGCCTCGCCACGCTGTGGCTGCTCACCGGCAACGGGGCCGTCGACCTGGCGCAACAACGCGCGGCGGCGCACCCGGACTGA
- a CDS encoding FadR/GntR family transcriptional regulator, producing MSQDMIAPRIDSRQAKLAGRAAEQIVADVIELGWPVGQVLGSEAELLERYGVSRAVLREAVRLVEHQRVARMRRGTGGGLVIDEPDIDAVIGPAIIYLLRVDATLDQIFDTLILLEELAAELASERAGESDLALLRNTLEQEAAGEVPDYRLLHSHVAALTANPVLELFVETFSRVSNFYFADRAALPSSVVEEVCRAHDAIARAILTNNSGLARARMRRHLSAEADFIRKQPDTVQRLDPAVALAGSLGDKRGEALARQLFTEIVRSGATPGDFVGSESALMEKYQASRAVVREAIRILEYHQIALTRRGPGGGLFVAEPDSTALAEIIAIYLRRRGVKLRHISDLRTGLELAVTERAGERLRAAQPADLETMAADLTQSLRAESELGFALAFSRGEDFHSVLGGLTGNPALQLLHRVTMRLGWQFFSQLATKNPRVNAISEPAAIEPAHRDITEALSAGDAELAVMRMRAHMTATASPPT from the coding sequence GTGAGTCAGGACATGATCGCGCCGCGCATCGATTCGCGGCAGGCCAAGCTTGCCGGCCGGGCGGCCGAACAGATCGTCGCCGATGTCATCGAGCTGGGCTGGCCCGTAGGGCAGGTCCTCGGCTCAGAGGCGGAGCTGCTGGAGCGCTACGGCGTGAGCCGGGCGGTGCTGCGCGAGGCCGTGCGCCTGGTGGAGCATCAGCGGGTGGCCCGCATGCGGCGGGGCACCGGGGGCGGGCTGGTCATCGACGAACCAGACATCGACGCGGTCATCGGCCCCGCCATCATCTACCTCCTGCGCGTCGACGCCACCCTGGACCAGATCTTCGACACCCTCATCCTGCTCGAGGAACTGGCCGCCGAACTCGCCTCCGAGCGGGCCGGCGAGAGCGACCTCGCCCTGCTGCGCAACACGCTGGAGCAGGAGGCGGCCGGCGAGGTCCCCGACTATCGCCTGCTGCATTCCCACGTCGCGGCACTGACCGCCAATCCGGTGCTGGAACTGTTCGTCGAGACCTTCAGCCGGGTCAGCAACTTCTACTTCGCGGACCGGGCGGCCCTGCCTTCGTCGGTGGTCGAGGAGGTGTGCCGCGCACACGACGCGATCGCGCGGGCGATCCTGACCAACAATTCCGGCCTGGCGCGCGCGCGGATGCGCCGCCACCTCAGCGCCGAGGCCGACTTCATCCGCAAACAGCCGGACACCGTGCAGCGGCTCGACCCCGCCGTGGCGCTGGCCGGCTCGCTCGGCGACAAGCGCGGCGAAGCCCTGGCGCGTCAGCTGTTCACCGAGATCGTCCGCAGCGGGGCCACGCCGGGTGACTTCGTCGGCTCCGAGAGCGCGCTCATGGAGAAATACCAGGCCAGCCGAGCCGTGGTCCGGGAGGCCATCCGCATCCTGGAGTACCACCAGATCGCCCTGACCCGCCGCGGCCCCGGCGGCGGCCTGTTCGTCGCCGAGCCGGACAGCACCGCACTCGCCGAGATCATCGCCATCTACCTGCGGCGCCGCGGGGTGAAGTTGCGCCACATCAGCGACCTGCGCACCGGGCTCGAGTTGGCGGTGACCGAGCGCGCCGGCGAGCGGCTGCGCGCCGCCCAACCCGCCGACCTCGAGACGATGGCCGCCGACCTCACGCAGTCGCTGCGGGCCGAATCGGAACTGGGTTTCGCGCTGGCGTTCAGCCGCGGGGAGGATTTCCACTCGGTGCTGGGCGGCCTCACCGGCAACCCGGCGCTGCAGTTGCTGCACCGCGTCACGATGCGTCTGGGCTGGCAGTTCTTCTCACAGCTGGCCACCAAGAACCCGCGCGTCAACGCCATCTCCGAGCCCGCGGCCATCGAGCCGGCGCACCGCGACATCACCGAAGCGCTCAGTGCGGGCGACGCCGAACTGGCGGTGATGCGCATGCGGGCGCACATGACAGCCACCGCGTCTCCGCCGACCTGA
- a CDS encoding Zn-ribbon domain-containing OB-fold protein has protein sequence MSDTIPIVGYLELADPPHLNVTVCTDCAAYFFDRRDACASCFGTYFTTKPVATTGTLETFTVVQVAAPGVPVPYIAGVVDCDGISVRANIVGVEPDTESVRFGMPLQLTTFDIGTDDEGRTAVGFGFRPAASGEDPR, from the coding sequence ATGAGCGACACCATCCCCATCGTCGGCTATCTGGAACTGGCCGATCCGCCCCACCTCAACGTCACCGTCTGCACGGACTGCGCGGCCTACTTCTTCGACCGCCGCGATGCCTGCGCCTCGTGCTTCGGCACCTACTTCACCACCAAGCCGGTGGCCACTACCGGCACGCTCGAGACCTTCACGGTCGTGCAGGTGGCCGCGCCGGGGGTACCCGTGCCCTACATCGCCGGCGTGGTCGACTGCGACGGCATCTCGGTGCGGGCCAACATCGTCGGCGTCGAACCGGACACCGAGTCGGTCCGGTTCGGAATGCCCTTGCAACTGACCACCTTTGACATCGGCACCGATGACGAGGGCCGCACCGCGGTCGGCTTCGGATTCCGGCCGGCCGCATCGGGAGAGGACCCGCGATGA
- a CDS encoding thiolase family protein — protein sequence MSSDVWILGIAMTKFGKRPDRDAVGLGVDAAGAALTDAGVSVADIDIFAAGNLLGSPGYGQAVQKQLGQTGIPVFNVANACATGATALRTAMLAIKAGEAHLGLALGAEKLAGAGMLGASSKARTDAKSWQPSGRLDAVAPLEGQIGTDLMPGVFAQIGMQYLHRHAYSGTPLELFARISEKNHFHSTLNPLAAHTKAMSAEQIMNDVMIAYPNTRPMCSANCDGAAAAVLVSDERLRTLSPEQRRRAVKVSASVLTTDPWEEACQVLPNVNTVTRNAATQAYEAAGVGPEDLDLVELHDCFATAELVHYDNLGLCEPGGAVDFFDSGAPWRDGRLPVNVSGGLQSKGHPIAATGIANVWEICQHLRGEAGDRQIDGARVGLAHVIGLGSTCGIHILEKAA from the coding sequence ATGAGCTCCGACGTTTGGATCCTTGGCATCGCCATGACGAAGTTCGGCAAGCGCCCCGACCGCGACGCGGTGGGCCTCGGCGTCGACGCGGCCGGCGCCGCGCTGACCGACGCCGGGGTGAGCGTGGCCGACATCGACATCTTCGCGGCGGGCAACCTGCTCGGCTCGCCCGGATACGGGCAGGCGGTGCAGAAGCAACTCGGCCAGACCGGCATCCCGGTGTTCAACGTCGCCAACGCCTGTGCCACCGGAGCCACCGCCCTGCGGACCGCGATGTTGGCCATCAAGGCCGGCGAGGCCCACCTCGGGCTTGCCCTCGGCGCCGAGAAGCTGGCCGGGGCCGGCATGCTGGGCGCCAGCAGCAAGGCCCGCACCGACGCGAAGAGTTGGCAACCCAGCGGCCGCCTGGACGCGGTCGCCCCGCTGGAGGGCCAGATCGGTACCGACCTGATGCCCGGGGTGTTCGCCCAGATCGGCATGCAGTACCTGCATCGGCACGCCTATTCCGGGACGCCGCTGGAGTTGTTCGCCCGGATCAGCGAGAAGAACCACTTCCACTCGACGCTGAATCCCCTGGCAGCACACACCAAAGCGATGTCGGCCGAACAGATCATGAACGACGTGATGATCGCCTACCCGAACACCCGCCCGATGTGCTCGGCCAACTGCGACGGCGCCGCGGCGGCGGTCCTGGTCAGCGACGAGCGACTGCGCACCCTGTCGCCCGAGCAGCGCCGCCGCGCGGTCAAGGTGAGCGCATCGGTGCTGACCACCGACCCGTGGGAAGAGGCCTGCCAGGTGTTGCCCAACGTCAACACCGTCACGCGCAACGCCGCCACCCAGGCCTACGAAGCCGCCGGCGTCGGCCCCGAGGATCTGGATCTGGTGGAGCTGCACGACTGCTTTGCCACCGCCGAACTGGTGCACTACGACAACCTCGGGCTGTGCGAACCCGGCGGCGCGGTCGACTTCTTCGACAGCGGAGCCCCGTGGCGCGACGGCCGGCTGCCGGTCAACGTCTCCGGGGGTCTGCAATCGAAGGGCCATCCGATCGCCGCGACCGGCATCGCGAACGTCTGGGAGATCTGTCAGCACCTGCGCGGCGAGGCCGGCGACCGCCAGATCGACGGTGCCCGAGTAGGTCTGGCGCACGTGATCGGACTCGGCTCGACCTGCGGGATCCACATCCTGGAAAAGGCCGCCTGA
- a CDS encoding CoA transferase, producing MSGPFDGVRVIEVASWTFVPGAGAIMADLGADVIKVEPPTGDPQRALRNALNADDSTPNPFLQVPNRGKRSITLDLRSPAGVETLFRLTKTADVFLTSYLPKVRAKLGIDAEALRADNPRLIYVRGSGWGRNGPMADAGGFDSAAAWSAAGVQNKLTAPGAAEPAAQPAAFFDLQGSSAIAGAVAMALFQRERQGQGAEVDVSLLGTGMWTMSPDLAAVAAGSGELPRQYRNEVANPIVNTYRTADDRWINLVCLQSDRYWPELCQAISRPELAEDERFTDMARRYVNRAACIAELDKTFGERTLDQWRTALAGFSGVWSAAASFEEVCANPQVAENGYLPEVTPAQGQPFRVVAPPYQFDGVPGVPAGPAPELGQHTEEVLLDCGWDWDEISALREGGALG from the coding sequence GTGAGCGGACCGTTCGACGGTGTCCGGGTCATCGAGGTGGCGTCGTGGACGTTCGTGCCGGGAGCGGGGGCGATCATGGCCGACCTCGGCGCCGACGTCATCAAGGTCGAACCGCCCACCGGTGACCCCCAGCGGGCGCTGCGTAACGCGCTCAACGCCGACGACTCGACCCCCAATCCCTTTCTGCAGGTGCCCAACCGGGGCAAGCGCAGCATCACTTTGGACCTGCGGTCCCCGGCCGGCGTCGAGACGCTGTTCCGACTGACCAAGACCGCCGATGTCTTCCTGACGAGTTATCTGCCGAAGGTGCGCGCCAAGCTCGGCATCGACGCCGAGGCGCTGCGGGCGGACAACCCCCGCCTGATCTACGTGCGCGGTTCGGGCTGGGGACGTAACGGCCCGATGGCCGACGCCGGCGGATTCGACTCGGCCGCGGCCTGGTCGGCCGCGGGTGTGCAGAACAAGCTCACCGCACCGGGTGCGGCGGAACCGGCGGCGCAACCGGCGGCGTTCTTCGACCTGCAGGGTTCCAGCGCCATCGCCGGTGCGGTGGCCATGGCCCTGTTCCAGCGGGAACGGCAGGGCCAGGGCGCCGAGGTCGACGTGTCGCTGCTGGGCACGGGAATGTGGACGATGAGTCCCGATCTGGCGGCAGTGGCGGCCGGCTCCGGCGAGCTGCCCCGGCAATACCGCAACGAGGTCGCCAACCCCATCGTGAACACCTATCGCACCGCGGACGACCGCTGGATCAATCTTGTTTGCCTGCAATCGGATCGGTACTGGCCCGAGCTGTGCCAGGCCATCAGCCGGCCGGAACTGGCCGAGGACGAACGGTTCACCGACATGGCCCGCCGATACGTCAACCGGGCGGCGTGCATCGCCGAGTTGGACAAGACCTTCGGCGAACGCACGCTGGACCAGTGGCGCACCGCGCTGGCCGGTTTCTCCGGGGTCTGGTCGGCGGCGGCGTCCTTCGAAGAGGTCTGCGCCAACCCGCAGGTCGCCGAGAACGGCTACCTCCCCGAGGTGACCCCGGCACAGGGGCAGCCGTTCCGGGTGGTCGCCCCGCCCTACCAGTTCGACGGCGTCCCGGGCGTGCCGGCCGGACCCGCGCCCGAGCTCGGCCAGCACACCGAAGAGGTGCTGCTGGACTGCGGATGGGACTGGGACGAGATCAGCGCGCTGCGCGAGGGCGGTGCGCTCGGGTGA
- a CDS encoding FadR/GntR family transcriptional regulator, giving the protein MDAVRRAGSASKLVRAPKTAELIADQLRSQIVRGVLKQGDALPTEVELVKQFGVSRPTLREAFRILESESLIIVRRGSRGGVLVASPQTSVAARDFGLLLQMSGATLADVYEARKVFEPAAAEMLARRATAEDIAELTGAADTLAALVAEGTEFADLAEWSAATFRFHDVILERAGNTTVALIGAVLRDVVTRHMDRAVASTTDAAVIEKQFKNTIRSFRRLTALIEAGDADGARTLWVDHMDRAGRKMLWGTLGTESVIDLFA; this is encoded by the coding sequence ATGGATGCGGTGAGGCGAGCGGGCAGTGCGTCGAAGTTGGTGCGGGCGCCGAAAACTGCGGAGCTGATTGCCGATCAGTTGCGCAGCCAGATCGTCCGCGGCGTCCTGAAACAGGGGGATGCGCTGCCCACCGAGGTGGAACTGGTCAAGCAGTTCGGTGTCTCGCGGCCCACACTGCGGGAGGCGTTCCGCATCCTGGAAAGCGAGTCGCTGATCATCGTCCGACGTGGCTCGCGCGGCGGTGTACTGGTGGCTTCCCCGCAAACCTCCGTAGCGGCAAGAGATTTCGGATTGTTGCTGCAGATGTCGGGCGCCACGCTGGCCGATGTGTACGAGGCGCGGAAGGTCTTCGAACCGGCGGCCGCGGAAATGCTGGCCCGCCGCGCGACCGCCGAGGACATCGCCGAGCTGACCGGCGCGGCCGACACACTGGCGGCGCTGGTCGCCGAGGGCACCGAATTCGCCGATCTGGCCGAGTGGTCGGCGGCGACCTTCCGCTTTCACGACGTGATCCTGGAGCGCGCCGGGAACACCACCGTGGCGTTGATCGGCGCGGTGCTGCGCGACGTCGTCACCCGGCACATGGACCGGGCGGTGGCGTCGACCACCGACGCGGCCGTGATCGAGAAGCAGTTCAAGAACACGATCCGCTCGTTTCGGCGATTGACCGCGCTGATCGAAGCGGGCGACGCGGACGGTGCCAGGACGCTGTGGGTCGACCACATGGACCGGGCCGGGCGCAAGATGCTGTGGGGCACCCTGGGTACCGAGTCGGTCATCGACCTGTTCGCCTGA
- a CDS encoding aldehyde dehydrogenase family protein, producing MTSTQLATRKLFIDGAWTEGATEETLAVINPATEETIAEVPQASPADIDAAVGAARRAFDDGPWPRMSPAERGRILAAMADELTRRRAELVELNIAEAGSTRMLADILQVGTPIDHFSDLAHRVLPQFAFEESVRPVVGNGIGQGQVLREPYGVAALITAFNFPFLLNLAKVGPALAAGCTAVLKSSPYTPLEALLLGEIAEAAGLPPGTLNIVTGDLAAGERLTTHPDVDIVSFTGSDTVGRKVYAQGAATIKKVVLELGGKSANIILDDADLDKALESVLAGIVTHAGQGCALLTRILVHESLHDDLVNRIVGVLGFIGVGDPSDPATMMGPLIRDVQRQRVEALIAAGVEEGAQIAFGGKRPAHLDRGYFLEPTLFVGVDNGMRIAQEEFFGPVGVVIPFRDDAEAVRIANDSRYGLAGGVWSADPVRAAEVARKLRTGMVVINGGGGGLNPAAPFGGYKQSGIGREFGEFGLSEFLQHKALQWPVG from the coding sequence ATGACCTCGACCCAGTTGGCCACCCGCAAGCTCTTCATCGACGGCGCCTGGACCGAAGGCGCCACCGAGGAGACCCTCGCGGTGATCAATCCGGCGACCGAAGAAACCATCGCCGAGGTGCCGCAGGCCTCCCCCGCGGACATCGATGCCGCGGTCGGCGCGGCCCGACGCGCCTTCGACGACGGCCCCTGGCCGCGGATGAGTCCCGCCGAACGCGGCCGGATCCTCGCGGCGATGGCCGACGAACTCACCCGTCGTCGCGCCGAGTTGGTGGAACTGAACATCGCCGAGGCCGGCTCCACCCGGATGCTCGCCGACATCCTCCAGGTGGGCACCCCGATCGACCATTTCTCGGACCTGGCGCACCGGGTGTTGCCGCAGTTCGCATTCGAGGAGTCGGTGCGGCCCGTCGTGGGCAACGGGATCGGCCAGGGCCAGGTGCTGCGGGAGCCCTACGGGGTGGCCGCGTTGATCACCGCGTTCAACTTCCCGTTCCTGTTGAACCTGGCCAAGGTGGGCCCCGCGCTCGCCGCCGGCTGCACCGCCGTGCTGAAGTCGTCGCCGTACACGCCGCTGGAGGCGCTGCTGCTCGGTGAGATCGCCGAGGCCGCGGGCCTGCCGCCCGGCACGCTCAACATCGTCACCGGCGACCTCGCCGCCGGCGAACGGCTCACCACCCATCCCGACGTCGACATCGTCAGCTTCACCGGTTCCGACACGGTGGGCCGCAAGGTGTACGCCCAGGGCGCCGCGACCATCAAGAAGGTGGTGCTCGAACTCGGCGGCAAGTCGGCGAACATCATTCTCGACGACGCCGACCTGGACAAGGCCCTGGAAAGCGTGTTGGCGGGCATCGTCACCCACGCCGGGCAGGGCTGCGCGTTGCTCACCCGGATCCTGGTCCACGAATCACTCCACGACGACCTGGTCAACCGGATCGTCGGCGTGCTGGGCTTCATCGGTGTCGGCGATCCGTCGGATCCGGCCACCATGATGGGGCCGCTGATCCGCGACGTGCAACGCCAGCGGGTGGAGGCACTGATCGCCGCCGGCGTCGAGGAAGGGGCCCAGATCGCCTTCGGCGGCAAGCGTCCGGCCCACCTGGACCGCGGCTACTTCCTGGAGCCGACCCTGTTCGTCGGCGTCGACAACGGGATGCGCATCGCCCAGGAGGAGTTCTTCGGCCCGGTCGGAGTGGTGATCCCGTTCCGCGACGACGCCGAGGCTGTCCGCATCGCCAACGACAGCCGCTACGGCCTGGCCGGCGGCGTGTGGTCGGCCGATCCGGTGCGCGCCGCGGAGGTGGCCCGCAAGCTGCGCACCGGCATGGTGGTGATCAACGGCGGCGGCGGCGGGCTGAATCCGGCCGCCCCGTTCGGCGGCTACAAGCAGAGCGGCATCGGCCGCGAGTTCGGCGAGTTCGGTTTGTCAGAGTTCCTGCAGCACAAGGCGCTTCAATGGCCCGTGGGCTAG
- a CDS encoding DUF2599 domain-containing protein, translating into MFRRCAAAAAAAGLLAAFGAVSPARADLPPPRPPGSPNYIERVAWEYHGERATLRIFPTAWGWSAAGVFTNGAQSYDAWAELLQHAPEANTLTMQRQFFCHWQLATFTNPGKVGTWNLEPWREVVTNTMLVNSGCNPGGPDDVLNW; encoded by the coding sequence ATGTTCCGACGATGCGCGGCGGCCGCGGCGGCGGCGGGGCTGCTGGCCGCGTTCGGCGCGGTGAGCCCCGCCCGCGCCGACCTGCCGCCCCCGCGGCCGCCCGGCTCCCCCAACTACATCGAGCGGGTGGCCTGGGAGTACCACGGCGAGCGCGCCACCCTGCGGATCTTCCCCACGGCCTGGGGATGGTCGGCGGCCGGTGTGTTCACCAACGGCGCCCAGAGCTACGACGCGTGGGCCGAACTGCTGCAGCACGCCCCCGAGGCGAACACGCTGACCATGCAGCGCCAGTTCTTCTGTCATTGGCAGTTGGCCACGTTCACCAACCCGGGCAAGGTCGGCACCTGGAACCTGGAGCCCTGGCGCGAGGTGGTCACCAACACCATGCTGGTCAACTCCGGCTGTAACCCGGGCGGGCCCGACGACGTCCTCAACTGGTGA
- a CDS encoding DUF3298 domain-containing protein: protein MRYEKIAGGDPAVTDAINRILDEEADGHVWLYAASASKTSPWTFHAQGRLLFRPMTISALFTGQYHATELPNMPVDTVATRVFDSRSGIQIVWANLFRDERAGLTRLSDLTKQILPASYPEPPLGGWAEYGPSMAPLKRNFRFWLPTDQGIELHFPAGQFGRAPRAITVPWSAVQDLIAPEFAAITS, encoded by the coding sequence TTGCGTTACGAGAAGATCGCCGGTGGCGACCCGGCCGTCACCGACGCCATCAACCGGATCCTCGACGAGGAGGCCGATGGGCACGTGTGGCTGTATGCGGCGAGCGCCAGCAAGACCTCGCCGTGGACCTTCCACGCCCAGGGGCGGCTGCTGTTTCGGCCCATGACCATCTCGGCGCTGTTCACCGGGCAGTACCACGCGACGGAGTTGCCGAACATGCCGGTGGACACGGTGGCGACCCGAGTCTTCGACTCCCGCAGCGGGATCCAGATCGTCTGGGCGAACCTGTTCCGGGACGAACGCGCGGGCCTGACGCGGCTGTCGGATCTGACCAAGCAGATCCTGCCGGCCAGTTACCCGGAACCGCCGTTGGGCGGCTGGGCCGAATACGGGCCGTCGATGGCGCCGTTGAAGCGCAACTTCCGGTTCTGGTTGCCCACCGATCAGGGCATCGAATTACACTTTCCGGCCGGTCAGTTCGGCCGCGCCCCGCGGGCGATCACCGTGCCGTGGTCCGCGGTGCAGGATCTGATCGCGCCGGAGTTCGCGGCGATCACCAGTTGA